A DNA window from Akkermansiaceae bacterium contains the following coding sequences:
- a CDS encoding CvpA family protein, translating to MPPESLPQISLGTAALVIFLLCFGFVFLRGIVRMLFGVAILGGSLWVGFLVWQKTPERTISLMGKPVDWISIALPAVAFVGTFVIARVVINFFLKPFKPSADGGSRTAGGILFRLILTIIPTGFLWLIGATLVHHFGSIAEIEQSTDKKTKAEPGLLDRFSELKEAIAAIVPADWLQKLDPLADPSHLSLAKLIAAQPDSRRAPVIDPETGKPYPRAIIVDEPELQDLASDGRISTLIRHPLFQKALNDPKVREALRAQAVRN from the coding sequence ATGCCTCCGGAGTCCCTCCCCCAGATCAGCCTCGGCACCGCAGCGCTGGTCATCTTCCTGCTCTGCTTCGGCTTCGTCTTCCTGCGTGGCATCGTGCGGATGCTGTTCGGCGTGGCGATCCTCGGCGGCAGTCTGTGGGTGGGCTTCCTGGTGTGGCAGAAGACGCCGGAGCGGACCATCTCCTTGATGGGCAAGCCGGTGGACTGGATTTCCATCGCGCTGCCCGCCGTGGCTTTCGTCGGCACGTTCGTCATCGCCCGCGTGGTCATCAATTTTTTCCTGAAACCGTTCAAACCTTCGGCGGATGGCGGTTCCCGGACTGCGGGCGGAATCCTTTTCCGCCTGATCCTGACGATCATCCCCACGGGCTTCCTGTGGTTGATCGGCGCCACGCTCGTTCATCACTTCGGTTCCATCGCGGAGATCGAGCAATCGACCGACAAGAAGACGAAGGCGGAACCGGGGCTGCTCGATCGTTTCAGCGAGCTGAAGGAAGCCATCGCCGCCATCGTGCCGGCGGATTGGCTCCAGAAGCTGGACCCGCTCGCGGACCCCAGCCATCTTTCCCTGGCGAAGCTCATCGCCGCGCAGCCGGACTCCCGCCGCGCTCCGGTGATCGACCCGGAGACCGGAAAGCCTTACCCGCGCGCGATCATCGTGGATGAGCCGGAACTCCAGGACCTGGCCAGTGACGGTCGCATCAGCACGCTCATACGCCATCCGCTTTTCCAGAAGGCGCTGAACGACCCGAAAGTGCGCGAGGCACTGCGCGCCCAGGCCGTCAGGAACTGA
- a CDS encoding PEP-CTERM sorting domain-containing protein (PEP-CTERM proteins occur, often in large numbers, in the proteomes of bacteria that also encode an exosortase, a predicted intramembrane cysteine proteinase. The presence of a PEP-CTERM domain at a protein's C-terminus predicts cleavage within the sorting domain, followed by covalent anchoring to some some component of the (usually Gram-negative) cell surface. Many PEP-CTERM proteins exhibit an unusual sequence composition that includes large numbers of potential glycosylation sites. Expression of one such protein has been shown restore the ability of a bacterium to form floc, a type of biofilm.), whose product MKILGRFLSALSLAVLFKGTLAMAAVSVPFSTNFPNETSIADFTSTGGTWSIQNGKYRNALGGSTPSSSTVRVTSGLEQGFQLSTTYTLVSRGGAISNTFVGFAALAPNADATTATSSTPFILADVISDGNLRIVLVNGTNNPTPLATAALPANTIATGGTYTLTLTGIYATGGLDLTFSLTSNGVTTSASGRLEGSNVPTGEYFGFRNRSGGGGTSITADFHDISLNAIPEPGATALLLLGGAAALVRRRR is encoded by the coding sequence ATGAAAATTTTGGGCCGATTCCTCTCCGCACTCTCACTGGCAGTCTTGTTCAAGGGAACCCTCGCGATGGCTGCGGTATCGGTCCCGTTTTCCACGAACTTTCCCAACGAAACCTCCATCGCTGATTTCACATCCACCGGCGGAACCTGGAGCATCCAGAATGGGAAATACCGCAACGCCTTGGGGGGATCCACGCCTTCCTCCTCCACGGTCCGCGTGACATCCGGGCTGGAACAGGGATTCCAGCTCTCCACCACCTATACTCTGGTCTCCAGAGGAGGGGCCATCAGCAACACGTTCGTCGGCTTCGCGGCGCTGGCTCCCAACGCGGATGCCACCACCGCGACCTCCAGCACGCCCTTCATCCTCGCGGACGTCATCTCCGATGGAAATCTGCGGATTGTTCTGGTGAACGGTACCAACAACCCCACCCCGCTGGCCACCGCCGCGCTTCCGGCCAACACCATCGCCACCGGCGGGACTTACACCCTCACCCTCACCGGCATCTACGCCACGGGCGGTCTGGATCTCACCTTCAGCCTGACCAGCAACGGTGTCACCACCTCCGCCAGCGGACGCCTGGAAGGGAGCAACGTCCCGACGGGCGAATACTTCGGCTTCCGCAACCGCTCCGGCGGAGGCGGCACCTCCATCACCGCGGATTTCCACGACATTTCGCTCAATGCCATCCCCGAGCCGGGAGCCACCGCCCTGCTCCTCCTCGGCGGTGCCGCCGCCCTGGTCCGGCGCAGGCGCTGA
- the aroC gene encoding chorismate synthase: MSSTFGKVFRIHTFGESHGGGVGVVIDGCPARIPVAVEDIQKELDRRRPGQSEIVTPRKEADAAEILSGLHDGVTLGTPISIVVRNTDQRPGAYDEMAVKYRPSHADYTYDAKYGIRAPSGGGRASARETIGRVAGAAVAKQVLNEFHPGIEVLAWVKTVQHLEAKVDPETVTAETIEGNIVRTGDPEMVQPMIDHIKEVRGEGNSVGGIVECVIRGVPPGLGEPIFDKLEADLAKAMLSLPATKGFEIGSGFSGTLLTGREHNDAFRNIDGKIRTTTNRSGGVQGGISNGENIVFRVAFKPTATIMTSQETVTSEGENTELSGKGRHDACVLPRAVPIVEAMATLVITDHLLRQRAGGAR; the protein is encoded by the coding sequence ATGTCATCGACTTTCGGAAAGGTTTTCAGGATTCATACCTTCGGTGAATCCCATGGAGGAGGCGTGGGGGTGGTGATCGATGGTTGCCCGGCGCGCATTCCGGTGGCGGTGGAAGACATCCAGAAGGAACTGGACCGCCGCAGGCCGGGACAGTCGGAGATCGTGACGCCCCGGAAGGAGGCGGACGCGGCGGAGATTTTGTCCGGATTGCACGACGGGGTGACCCTCGGGACACCGATTTCCATCGTGGTGCGGAACACGGACCAGAGGCCGGGTGCCTACGATGAGATGGCGGTGAAATACCGGCCCAGCCACGCGGACTACACCTATGACGCGAAGTATGGCATCCGCGCGCCGTCCGGCGGTGGACGTGCCTCCGCACGGGAGACCATCGGTCGAGTGGCCGGCGCCGCAGTGGCGAAGCAGGTTCTCAACGAATTCCACCCGGGCATTGAGGTGCTGGCGTGGGTGAAGACCGTCCAGCACCTGGAGGCAAAGGTGGACCCGGAAACCGTGACCGCGGAAACCATTGAGGGCAACATCGTCCGCACCGGGGATCCTGAAATGGTCCAGCCGATGATCGACCACATCAAGGAGGTGCGCGGGGAAGGGAACTCCGTCGGCGGCATCGTGGAGTGTGTCATCCGTGGGGTCCCACCAGGCCTGGGCGAGCCGATTTTTGACAAGCTGGAGGCGGATCTGGCGAAGGCGATGCTGTCCCTGCCCGCGACCAAGGGCTTTGAGATCGGCTCCGGTTTCTCGGGCACCCTGCTCACCGGCCGCGAGCACAACGATGCGTTCCGGAACATCGACGGAAAGATCCGCACCACCACCAACCGCTCCGGCGGGGTTCAGGGCGGCATTTCCAACGGCGAGAACATCGTCTTCCGCGTCGCCTTCAAGCCGACGGCCACCATCATGACCTCCCAGGAAACCGTCACCAGCGAAGGTGAGAACACCGAGCTTTCCGGCAAGGGCCGCCATGATGCCTGTGTGCTGCCCCGCGCGGTGCCCATCGTGGAAGCGATGGCCACGCTGGTGATCACGGACCACCTGCTGCGGCAGCGTGCGGGTGGTGCCAGGTAA